In Plasmodium cynomolgi strain B DNA, scaffold: 0339, whole genome shotgun sequence, a single genomic region encodes these proteins:
- a CDS encoding CYIR protein (putative;~vir-type antigen) codes for DEVLEGLPSHNIYKYFNENKNIGNNYDKDCEIKINDKTEYPEFKEICKNFAKKLEDILRNVHGKETINYCMLLKYWVYEQIKKVVNLIKRSLKYLFLRKN; via the coding sequence gATGAGGTACTGGAAGGGTTACCTTcacataacatatataaatacttcaatgaaaacaaaaatataggcaataattatgataaagattgtgaaataaaaataaacgatAAAACCGAATATCCTGAATTTAAggaaatttgtaaaaattttgctaagAAATTGGAAGATATATTACGCAATGTACACGGGAAAGAAACTATTAATTACTGTATGTTGCTGAAATACTGggtatatgaacaaataaaaaaagtagtaaATTTGATAAAACGATCTTTGAAGTATTTATTCTTAcggaaaaactaa